In one Bacillus thuringiensis genomic region, the following are encoded:
- the casR gene encoding two-component system response regulator CasR: protein MKIKLLLVEDHHIVRRGLVFFLKTREEFEIIGEAENGEEALHFVQKEKPDVVLMDVSMPKMDGIEATKRLKQYDETIKVLILSSFSEQDYVIPALEAGADGYQLKEVQPEQLVASIIAVYQGNANFHPKVTPALIGRSAVKKEIENPFSMLTKREQEVLREIAKGRSNKEIAAELYITEQTVKTHVSNVLAKLEVDDRTQAALYAVKHGENYS, encoded by the coding sequence TTGAAGATTAAACTGCTACTAGTTGAGGATCATCATATCGTTCGAAGAGGACTTGTATTCTTTTTGAAAACGAGAGAAGAATTTGAAATTATTGGGGAAGCGGAAAATGGCGAAGAGGCATTACATTTCGTGCAAAAAGAAAAACCGGATGTCGTACTAATGGATGTATCGATGCCGAAAATGGATGGAATTGAGGCAACAAAACGTCTAAAGCAATACGATGAGACGATAAAGGTACTTATATTAAGTAGTTTTTCAGAGCAAGATTATGTTATACCAGCACTTGAAGCTGGAGCAGATGGTTATCAATTAAAAGAAGTACAACCTGAACAACTTGTCGCTTCTATTATTGCAGTATATCAAGGAAATGCGAATTTTCACCCGAAAGTAACACCTGCATTAATAGGGCGTTCCGCAGTAAAGAAGGAAATAGAAAATCCTTTTTCAATGTTAACGAAAAGAGAGCAAGAGGTACTTCGCGAAATTGCGAAAGGAAGAAGCAACAAGGAGATTGCAGCAGAACTTTATATTACAGAACAAACTGTGAAAACACACGTTTCAAACGTTTTAGCTAAATTGGAAGTGGACGATCGTACGCAAGCCGCATTATACGCAGTTAAACATGGGGAGAATTATTCATAA
- a CDS encoding MurR/RpiR family transcriptional regulator codes for MPDTRSGIGKIQASLNGLSPKLRSIAEHILKHPQDVVHKSITELAEVTSSSEATIFRLCKHLGLQGFQDLKITLAREIVHTPMQNIHEEVSAEDSMVTVAKKVFHSHITGLQDTLHLLNETALEQAVRALQEASRIEFYGNGGSGIIAMDAYHKFMRTGISCIAHTDSHFQIMGAGLLSKNSVVIGISHSGSNKGLLEALEVAKARGAKIIAITSYKKSALSQLADITLYTSTRETEFRTEASSSRLAQLSLLDTLYVGLSLQRQEETLKNLQSIRETISMKRI; via the coding sequence ATGCCTGATACAAGAAGTGGGATTGGAAAGATTCAGGCTTCGTTAAATGGTTTATCACCGAAATTGCGAAGTATTGCCGAACATATTTTGAAACATCCACAAGATGTTGTACATAAATCTATTACAGAATTAGCTGAAGTTACGAGTAGTTCCGAAGCTACGATATTCCGCTTATGTAAACACCTTGGTTTGCAAGGTTTTCAAGATTTAAAGATTACATTAGCTCGTGAAATTGTACATACACCGATGCAAAATATTCATGAAGAGGTATCAGCAGAAGATAGTATGGTAACTGTTGCTAAAAAAGTTTTTCATTCGCATATTACAGGACTGCAAGATACTTTACATTTGCTAAATGAAACGGCACTTGAGCAGGCTGTACGAGCCTTGCAAGAAGCAAGTCGAATTGAGTTTTATGGAAATGGTGGCTCTGGTATTATTGCAATGGATGCGTATCATAAGTTTATGAGAACGGGTATTTCTTGTATCGCTCATACTGATTCGCATTTTCAAATTATGGGAGCAGGTTTACTCTCAAAAAACTCAGTTGTTATTGGTATTTCTCATTCTGGTAGCAATAAAGGATTACTTGAAGCATTAGAAGTAGCGAAAGCAAGAGGGGCCAAAATTATTGCGATTACGAGCTATAAGAAATCAGCATTAAGTCAACTTGCTGATATAACGTTATATACATCAACACGTGAGACTGAATTCCGCACAGAAGCAAGTTCATCCAGATTAGCACAGTTAAGCTTATTAGATACTTTGTATGTAGGGTTGTCGTTGCAGCGACAAGAGGAAACTCTAAAAAATTTACAAAGTATACGTGAAACGATTTCGATGAAGCGAATATAA
- a CDS encoding PhzF family phenazine biosynthesis protein: protein MKISVYVASAFSKDHKGGNKAGVVFIEDTLTTTQKMEIAKQLGYAETAFISESELADYKFEYFTPKEEVDLCGHATIGSFAILMHLNKLFRNRYTIETNSGVLTITIKDDIIFMEQNKPIFYDVVSPNEFIDCFDSKDIDNKCPIQIVSTGLKDILIPIKSETQLHALQPNFEKIKEISKYYNVVGMHLYTFNDNRIICRNFAPLYDINEEAATGTSNGALACYLYEQDYLKKEVYVFEQGYSLHSPSEILVKLATNSKNKIEKVYVGGKGYYCETKCLHVENIE, encoded by the coding sequence ATGAAAATATCTGTTTATGTTGCAAGTGCATTTAGCAAGGATCATAAAGGCGGAAATAAAGCAGGAGTGGTATTTATTGAGGATACATTGACCACTACTCAAAAAATGGAAATAGCCAAACAACTGGGCTATGCGGAAACCGCATTTATATCAGAATCTGAACTTGCTGATTATAAATTTGAGTATTTTACACCGAAAGAAGAAGTTGATTTATGTGGTCATGCCACAATTGGCTCTTTCGCGATACTAATGCATTTAAATAAACTTTTCAGGAATCGCTATACGATTGAAACGAACAGCGGTGTTCTTACTATTACTATAAAAGATGACATTATATTCATGGAACAAAATAAACCGATATTCTATGATGTTGTATCTCCAAACGAGTTCATTGACTGTTTTGATAGTAAAGATATAGACAATAAATGCCCAATTCAAATTGTCTCCACGGGCTTAAAAGATATTTTAATTCCTATAAAAAGCGAAACACAATTACATGCACTGCAACCTAATTTTGAAAAAATTAAAGAAATCAGCAAGTATTATAATGTTGTCGGGATGCATCTATATACTTTTAATGACAATCGAATTATATGCAGAAATTTTGCTCCGCTATACGACATCAATGAAGAAGCAGCGACTGGAACTTCGAACGGTGCATTAGCTTGCTATCTTTATGAACAGGACTACTTGAAAAAAGAAGTCTATGTATTTGAACAAGGTTATTCTTTACACTCGCCTTCTGAAATATTAGTTAAATTAGCAACCAATAGCAAAAATAAAATAGAAAAAGTTTATGTTGGTGGCAAAGGATATTACTGTGAAACTAAGTGTTTACATGTAGAAAATATTGAGTGA
- the adhP gene encoding alcohol dehydrogenase AdhP, which translates to MKAVVVNKNSKANIEVIEKELRPLHSGEALVDVEYCGVCHTDLHVANHDFGNTDGRILGHEGVGIVTKIADDVTSLKIGDRVSIAWMFQSCGRCEYCVTGRETFCREVKNAGYSVDGGMAEQCIVTADYTVKVPEGLDPAQASSITCAGVTTYKAIKVSDIKPSQPIVIYGCGGLGNLAIQYAKNVFGAKVIAVDINDDKLALAKEVGADMTINPISQGPADKIVQEEFGGAYAAVVTAVSKVAFNSAVDAVRACGKVVAVGLPVETMDLNIPRLVLDGIEVVGSLVGTRKDLEEAFMFGAEGKVVPVVQTCPLDKVQNVFEEMEQGKIQGRMVIDFKQHNCDCK; encoded by the coding sequence ATGAAAGCAGTAGTGGTTAATAAAAACAGCAAAGCAAACATCGAAGTGATTGAAAAAGAATTACGTCCGTTACACTCAGGTGAAGCGTTAGTAGATGTAGAGTATTGTGGAGTTTGCCACACTGATTTACACGTTGCGAATCATGATTTTGGTAACACTGATGGCCGTATTCTTGGTCATGAGGGTGTAGGTATTGTTACGAAAATAGCTGATGATGTTACTTCACTAAAGATAGGTGATCGTGTAAGTATTGCATGGATGTTCCAATCTTGTGGACGTTGTGAATATTGCGTAACTGGTAGAGAAACATTTTGCCGTGAAGTTAAGAATGCTGGTTATTCAGTGGATGGGGGTATGGCTGAACAATGTATCGTTACAGCTGATTATACGGTAAAAGTACCAGAAGGATTAGATCCTGCTCAAGCATCATCAATTACTTGTGCTGGTGTAACTACATATAAAGCTATTAAAGTATCAGATATTAAACCTAGTCAACCTATTGTAATCTATGGCTGCGGTGGATTAGGTAACTTAGCTATCCAATATGCTAAAAATGTATTTGGTGCAAAGGTAATCGCAGTAGACATTAATGACGACAAATTAGCCTTAGCGAAAGAAGTTGGTGCTGATATGACTATCAATCCAATTTCTCAAGGTCCTGCTGATAAAATTGTGCAAGAGGAGTTTGGTGGCGCTTATGCTGCGGTAGTAACAGCAGTCTCTAAAGTAGCCTTTAACTCAGCAGTTGATGCAGTACGTGCTTGCGGTAAAGTAGTTGCAGTAGGGCTACCAGTAGAAACAATGGACTTAAACATCCCACGACTTGTACTGGATGGAATTGAAGTAGTTGGTTCTCTAGTTGGTACTCGTAAAGATTTAGAAGAGGCGTTTATGTTCGGTGCAGAAGGAAAAGTAGTGCCAGTTGTTCAAACTTGTCCTTTAGATAAAGTACAAAATGTATTCGAAGAAATGGAACAAGGTAAAATTCAAGGGCGTATGGTAATCGATTTTAAACAGCATAATTGTGATTGCAAATAA
- a CDS encoding ABC transporter permease codes for MKSIWKSKRFLIGFTYLFILISASFIYSWFFKDNIPKPPQLLYNDNNELLGKAPFPPSLIPPFGSDRFGESVFLQIVEGAKFTILLAVAISFFRILCGTCIGILLSLFAPKLKRFFQSCSEVFYYIPTLFIAFILITPVNIIITSNADGVDPNISFTFYQVLVLIFVALPTLSLYISSEVDEFMKQDYILSSQLLGASRFHIIKKHLRVLLLDRLFVLFMEHIVQTLILVIHLALLNIVIGGIQMRELYDGVLKPVSLSNDWAGLIGLNRNEMNLSWWIIFYTLASFFITILFIKLMTIGIQDALKARDSQIVAIQNVPDHKKFVKHKDSFSFANKVNL; via the coding sequence ATGAAATCTATTTGGAAATCAAAACGCTTTTTAATCGGCTTTACTTATCTATTCATACTTATTTCAGCTAGTTTTATTTATAGTTGGTTCTTTAAAGATAACATCCCAAAACCTCCTCAATTACTTTACAATGACAATAACGAATTACTTGGAAAGGCCCCCTTTCCGCCATCGTTAATTCCACCTTTTGGATCTGATCGTTTTGGAGAGTCTGTTTTCTTACAAATTGTAGAAGGAGCAAAATTCACTATTTTATTAGCCGTGGCAATTAGCTTCTTTCGAATTTTATGCGGAACATGTATAGGAATCCTCTTAAGTTTATTTGCTCCAAAACTCAAGAGATTTTTCCAGTCATGCTCAGAAGTTTTTTATTATATTCCAACTCTATTTATCGCATTCATACTCATCACGCCCGTTAATATTATAATCACATCAAATGCTGATGGGGTAGATCCAAATATTTCATTTACGTTTTATCAAGTACTCGTACTTATTTTCGTCGCTCTGCCTACACTTTCTTTATACATATCCTCAGAGGTTGATGAATTTATGAAACAAGATTACATCTTAAGTTCACAATTACTGGGGGCTAGTCGTTTTCATATTATTAAAAAACACTTACGAGTCTTATTACTTGACCGCTTATTTGTATTATTTATGGAACATATCGTCCAAACACTCATACTCGTTATCCATTTAGCGTTGCTTAACATTGTAATTGGCGGCATACAAATGCGTGAACTCTATGACGGAGTGCTCAAACCTGTTTCTCTATCTAATGATTGGGCAGGTCTTATTGGATTAAATCGTAATGAAATGAATCTTTCATGGTGGATTATTTTTTATACTCTCGCTTCATTCTTTATTACGATTCTATTTATTAAGCTTATGACCATCGGAATTCAAGATGCACTGAAAGCAAGAGATTCGCAAATTGTAGCAATTCAAAACGTTCCAGATCATAAAAAATTTGTTAAACATAAAGATTCCTTTTCGTTTGCAAATAAAGTAAACCTTTAA
- a CDS encoding ABC transporter permease subunit yields the protein MLNKISQFTIKLSSILLSLLLLLNLPYLFITQQGFTFQPIYFFNQTVTMLKQVFSPESLVIIGSDPKFGHFKKTPLFPTVLEPYLYSFTILFSAFFLALFLSSSMAFFYFLAKDYIKKWINRIVFILEAVPDMMMMICLQIFFIWVLQKFGESPVTIISFNENRAYLLPILSLAVLPTLQMFRMMVLYIKEEQGKHYVEVAYGKGLSSSYILCIHLFKNISIHFFHHLKTIFVFLLSNLFILEFVFNMEGIIQFLFNKAFVSPPAAFIILVMIILPFYAIFQIVSFMMNRWKKQLKGVSL from the coding sequence ATGTTAAATAAAATATCTCAATTCACAATTAAGCTTTCATCAATTCTTTTATCACTCTTACTATTATTAAATTTACCTTATTTATTTATCACCCAACAAGGATTTACCTTTCAACCAATTTATTTTTTTAATCAGACCGTTACTATGTTAAAACAGGTTTTTTCCCCTGAATCATTAGTGATTATAGGATCAGACCCGAAGTTTGGCCATTTCAAAAAAACACCATTATTTCCAACTGTTTTAGAACCTTACCTATATTCATTTACTATATTATTTTCAGCCTTTTTTCTTGCTCTCTTTTTATCATCTAGCATGGCATTTTTTTATTTTTTAGCAAAAGATTATATAAAAAAATGGATAAACCGAATTGTGTTCATATTAGAAGCTGTCCCTGATATGATGATGATGATTTGTTTGCAAATATTTTTCATATGGGTACTTCAGAAATTTGGGGAATCTCCTGTCACTATTATTTCTTTTAATGAAAATCGAGCTTATTTACTCCCTATTTTATCATTAGCTGTCTTACCTACATTACAAATGTTTCGGATGATGGTGTTATACATAAAAGAAGAGCAAGGAAAACATTACGTAGAGGTTGCATATGGAAAAGGCCTTTCATCAAGTTATATACTATGCATTCATTTATTCAAAAATATATCTATCCACTTCTTCCACCATTTAAAAACGATTTTTGTTTTCTTACTTTCTAATTTATTCATTTTAGAATTTGTTTTTAATATGGAAGGCATTATTCAATTTTTATTTAATAAGGCGTTTGTTTCACCTCCAGCTGCATTTATCATACTTGTTATGATTATTTTACCGTTTTATGCCATTTTCCAAATAGTTTCATTCATGATGAATAGATGGAAAAAGCAATTGAAAGGAGTATCATTATGA
- the gntK gene encoding gluconokinase, producing METRGRVIGIDIGTTSTKTVVFTEKGKVIASHAIDYPIIQPNVGWAEQDPDVICAAVYKSVSVAIEKGNVLPEDISSIGISTAMHALIAVDENGAPLTRSIIWADNRSTKQSEKLLQQMNGHEIYRRTGTPIHPMSPLSKLLWMKEEEPELYTSAYKFISIKEYVIYQLFSRYVVDYSIASATGLFNLETLNWDEDVLTMLHMSPEQLSTPVPTTYILSGMKPELAQKMGISAETSIVIGASDGVLANVGVGAISPGAAAITIGTSGAVRTISSNINTDEKGRTFCYALTDEHWVIGGPTNNGGILLRWLRDEFGSPEQEVARKLGIDPYDLLIKYAESVPAGADGLLFLPFLSGERAPYWNANARGTFFGINLQHKREHFIRAVMEGVCMSVYSVALAIRDCTGPLTEIRVSGGFAKSAFWRQMLSDMMGKELLVPESHEASALGAAAVALYAVGKIDSLEEVKDWIDIVHHHVPNKENTAIYLEMFYMYERLYNRLKEEFDCIAAFQRKQ from the coding sequence ATGGAAACAAGGGGGAGAGTAATCGGGATTGATATCGGTACCACAAGTACAAAAACGGTTGTGTTCACAGAAAAAGGAAAAGTCATTGCATCACATGCAATCGATTACCCAATTATTCAACCGAATGTAGGATGGGCTGAGCAAGATCCTGATGTAATATGTGCCGCTGTATACAAAAGTGTAAGCGTTGCCATTGAAAAAGGTAATGTATTACCAGAAGATATTTCTTCAATCGGTATTAGTACAGCTATGCACGCATTAATTGCAGTAGATGAAAATGGTGCGCCATTAACGCGTTCTATCATTTGGGCAGATAATCGAAGTACGAAGCAATCAGAAAAATTATTACAACAAATGAATGGGCATGAAATTTATAGACGTACAGGTACACCGATTCATCCGATGTCACCACTTTCTAAATTGTTATGGATGAAAGAAGAGGAACCAGAGTTATATACAAGTGCCTATAAATTCATTTCCATTAAAGAGTATGTGATTTACCAATTATTTTCACGCTACGTAGTTGATTATTCGATTGCTTCTGCTACGGGGTTATTTAATTTAGAAACATTAAACTGGGATGAAGATGTTTTAACTATGTTACATATGTCACCAGAACAATTATCAACCCCTGTACCAACTACATATATTTTATCAGGTATGAAGCCAGAATTAGCACAGAAGATGGGGATAAGTGCAGAAACATCAATTGTCATCGGAGCAAGTGATGGGGTTCTTGCAAATGTAGGAGTTGGTGCGATATCACCGGGTGCGGCTGCAATTACGATTGGAACGAGTGGTGCGGTTCGAACAATCTCATCAAATATAAATACAGATGAGAAAGGGAGAACGTTTTGTTACGCATTAACAGATGAGCACTGGGTAATCGGTGGTCCAACGAATAACGGTGGAATATTACTGAGATGGTTACGTGATGAATTTGGTAGTCCAGAGCAAGAAGTAGCAAGAAAGCTCGGCATTGATCCTTATGATTTATTAATTAAATATGCAGAAAGCGTACCAGCTGGAGCGGATGGACTATTGTTCTTACCTTTCTTATCTGGAGAACGCGCACCTTACTGGAATGCAAATGCTCGTGGTACATTCTTTGGAATCAATCTTCAACATAAGAGAGAACATTTTATACGTGCAGTGATGGAAGGTGTTTGTATGAGTGTATATTCAGTAGCACTCGCAATCAGGGATTGTACAGGGCCACTTACTGAAATACGAGTTTCAGGAGGGTTTGCAAAATCTGCATTTTGGAGACAAATGTTGTCCGATATGATGGGAAAAGAATTGCTTGTACCTGAAAGTCATGAAGCATCTGCGCTTGGGGCAGCAGCAGTTGCTTTGTATGCTGTAGGAAAAATTGATTCTCTTGAAGAGGTAAAGGATTGGATTGATATTGTCCATCATCATGTACCGAATAAAGAAAATACGGCTATATATTTAGAAATGTTTTATATGTATGAACGACTTTACAATCGCTTGAAAGAAGAATTTGATTGTATAGCTGCTTTCCAACGTAAACAATAG
- a CDS encoding GntP family permease: MVVGIVLAAVVILLLLITVVKWHPFVALILTAIGVGLAMGMPLIGTSPKDPGIIDSIKLGLGNTLGFLAIVLALGTMLGKMMAESGGAERIANTLINRFGKKRVHWAMMFVAFLVGIPVFFQVGFVLLIPLVFTIALETGVSLITIGIPLVAGLSVVHGLVPPHPAAMAAVGIFKADVGKTILYALIVGLPTAIISGPLYGKWIGARIHKEVPLDIAEQFIEKDNKKELPSFWNTLFTILLPVFLMLGASIAEVALNKTSQLAQVLHFIGDPIVALLIATIYSFFSLGYAKGFSKDKVLQFTNDCLGPIANILLVIGAGGAFNKVLLDSGIGTTIADMAKESHISPILLGWGIAALIRIATGSATVSMMTAAGIVAPIAASTPGVNVELLALATGAGSLILSHVNDSGFWMIKEYFGMTVKETLLTWTAMETILSVVAFGLISILNIFV, encoded by the coding sequence ATGGTAGTTGGGATCGTACTAGCGGCAGTTGTCATACTACTTTTACTTATTACGGTAGTAAAATGGCATCCATTTGTCGCATTAATTTTAACAGCAATTGGTGTAGGATTAGCAATGGGAATGCCTTTAATTGGAACTTCACCAAAAGATCCAGGGATTATTGATTCTATTAAACTAGGGCTTGGTAATACGTTAGGATTTTTAGCAATAGTTTTAGCACTAGGAACGATGCTTGGAAAAATGATGGCCGAATCTGGTGGTGCTGAACGTATCGCTAACACATTAATTAATCGTTTTGGAAAGAAACGAGTTCATTGGGCGATGATGTTCGTTGCATTTTTAGTAGGGATTCCGGTATTTTTCCAAGTTGGATTTGTACTATTAATTCCGTTAGTATTTACAATTGCGTTAGAAACTGGGGTATCACTTATTACAATTGGTATTCCGCTAGTAGCAGGACTGTCAGTCGTACACGGACTTGTTCCACCGCATCCAGCGGCAATGGCGGCAGTTGGTATTTTTAAAGCAGATGTAGGGAAGACAATTTTATATGCGTTAATTGTCGGACTTCCAACTGCAATTATTTCAGGTCCACTTTACGGGAAATGGATTGGTGCTCGTATACATAAGGAAGTACCATTAGATATAGCGGAGCAATTTATTGAAAAAGATAATAAAAAAGAGCTTCCTAGCTTTTGGAATACATTGTTTACAATTTTACTTCCAGTATTTCTTATGCTTGGTGCATCAATAGCAGAAGTTGCATTAAATAAAACGAGTCAACTAGCACAAGTATTACACTTTATTGGAGATCCGATTGTGGCTTTATTAATTGCAACCATTTACTCTTTTTTTAGTCTTGGATATGCAAAAGGTTTCTCAAAAGATAAAGTGTTACAATTTACAAATGATTGCCTTGGACCTATTGCAAACATATTGTTAGTGATTGGTGCAGGCGGTGCATTTAATAAAGTATTATTAGATTCTGGAATTGGAACGACAATTGCAGATATGGCGAAAGAATCACATATTTCACCGATATTATTAGGGTGGGGAATTGCGGCACTTATTCGAATTGCAACTGGATCAGCTACTGTTTCTATGATGACAGCGGCTGGAATTGTTGCACCGATTGCAGCAAGTACACCAGGTGTAAATGTTGAACTACTAGCACTTGCAACTGGTGCAGGGTCATTAATTTTATCACACGTAAATGATTCAGGATTTTGGATGATTAAAGAGTATTTCGGAATGACTGTGAAAGAAACGTTATTAACATGGACTGCAATGGAGACTATATTATCTGTAGTAGCATTTGGGCTAATTTCGATATTAAATATATTTGTATAG
- the gnd gene encoding phosphogluconate dehydrogenase (NAD(+)-dependent, decarboxylating), producing MKLGLIGLGKMGFPLAEHLHEDKHEVVVYDVNKELVEKAGKLGITARHTLKEMIAELEAPRTIWVMVPAGEVVESVLKDVYPLLDEGDIVIEGGNSFYKDTLRRAEEAKSFGLHYVDIGTSGGVEGARYGACLMVGGEKEIYDQLEPLFKDLAVENGYSYAGRVGSGHFLKMVHNGIEYGMMQAIAEGFEVLDKSDFDFNYEDVAKVWANGSVIRGWLMDLTEKAFAEDPKLDGIKGVMNSSGEGKWTVETALELQAAAPVIAMSLFMRYRSQEDDTFHGKVVSALRNQFGGHEVVKK from the coding sequence ATGAAACTAGGTTTAATTGGATTAGGAAAAATGGGATTCCCATTAGCTGAACACTTACATGAAGACAAGCATGAAGTAGTAGTATACGATGTAAATAAAGAGCTTGTTGAAAAGGCAGGAAAACTAGGAATTACTGCACGTCATACATTAAAAGAAATGATTGCTGAACTAGAAGCTCCTCGTACAATTTGGGTAATGGTGCCTGCAGGAGAAGTTGTAGAGTCAGTATTAAAAGATGTTTATCCGTTATTAGATGAAGGTGATATCGTTATTGAAGGCGGAAATTCATTCTATAAAGATACGTTACGCCGTGCTGAAGAAGCAAAAAGCTTCGGATTACATTATGTAGATATCGGTACATCAGGCGGTGTAGAAGGAGCTAGATACGGTGCTTGCTTAATGGTTGGTGGAGAAAAAGAAATTTACGACCAATTAGAACCTTTATTTAAAGATTTAGCAGTAGAAAATGGCTATTCTTATGCTGGCCGTGTTGGTAGTGGTCATTTCTTGAAAATGGTTCATAACGGTATTGAGTACGGCATGATGCAAGCAATCGCTGAAGGATTTGAAGTACTAGATAAGAGTGACTTTGATTTTAATTATGAAGATGTTGCAAAAGTATGGGCGAACGGATCAGTTATCCGTGGTTGGTTAATGGACTTAACTGAAAAAGCATTTGCAGAAGATCCGAAACTAGATGGCATTAAAGGTGTAATGAACTCTTCAGGAGAAGGAAAATGGACTGTTGAAACTGCACTTGAACTTCAAGCTGCAGCACCAGTTATCGCTATGTCATTATTTATGCGCTATCGTTCTCAGGAAGATGATACATTCCATGGAAAAGTAGTTTCAGCACTACGTAATCAGTTCGGTGGACATGAAGTTGTGAAAAAATAA